A DNA window from Mucilaginibacter xinganensis contains the following coding sequences:
- a CDS encoding ABC transporter permease, translating into MLKNYFKIAIAVLRRRKFFTFISLFGISFTLTILLVLTAFIDKVVGDSYPDKKRDRSLYVSRIQLSMKDGRSSGPVSFYLLDHYGRALKTPVKVGISSGFSGTNTYVNNKKIAVNYKYTNEDYWDIMEYDFTEGNAFSKQQIDNADKVAVISEDMKREYFGDVSSVVGKYIEADNVKYRVTGVVKNVPITSYMVYSDIYLPYTVAKTDFRKDKGYQGGFFGVFLANSKADVSKMHNEYEDMVNRLPLPRKEVIKIYSHADPYIRSYLDAGDEQHSGMTIAITAISIFALLVMLLPTLNLVNINITRIMERSSEIGVRKAFGASSRTLVYQFIVENIILTLLGGLIGVVLSIIALQVLNGANLIPNLVLTLNFTVLGIGLLICFCFGLLSGVYPAWRMSKLNVVTALKAQ; encoded by the coding sequence ATGCTTAAAAATTATTTCAAAATAGCCATAGCAGTTTTACGAAGGAGAAAATTCTTCACCTTTATCAGCTTGTTTGGGATCAGCTTTACGCTTACCATCCTGCTGGTATTAACCGCCTTTATTGATAAAGTGGTAGGTGACAGCTATCCTGATAAAAAGCGCGACCGCTCATTATATGTGTCCCGGATCCAGCTAAGTATGAAAGATGGAAGGAGTTCAGGTCCCGTGTCATTTTACCTTTTAGATCACTACGGCCGCGCTTTGAAAACCCCTGTTAAAGTGGGCATCTCATCGGGCTTTAGCGGCACTAATACCTATGTAAATAACAAGAAAATTGCAGTAAATTATAAATACACCAATGAAGATTATTGGGACATAATGGAATATGATTTTACCGAAGGTAACGCATTCAGCAAGCAGCAAATTGATAATGCCGATAAAGTTGCTGTAATCTCGGAAGATATGAAACGAGAATATTTTGGGGATGTGTCTTCGGTGGTAGGCAAATATATTGAGGCCGACAATGTTAAATACAGGGTAACCGGAGTGGTGAAAAATGTACCTATAACCAGCTATATGGTTTACAGCGATATATACCTGCCATACACGGTAGCAAAAACCGATTTCAGGAAAGATAAGGGTTACCAGGGCGGTTTTTTTGGCGTTTTCCTTGCAAATTCAAAAGCGGATGTCTCTAAAATGCACAACGAGTACGAGGATATGGTAAACAGGCTGCCATTGCCACGTAAGGAGGTAATTAAAATATACAGCCACGCCGATCCCTATATCCGCAGTTATCTTGACGCCGGTGATGAACAGCATTCCGGTATGACTATAGCGATTACGGCAATCAGCATTTTTGCTTTGCTGGTAATGCTGTTACCTACGCTCAACCTGGTCAACATTAATATCACCCGTATAATGGAGCGCTCTTCGGAGATTGGCGTGCGTAAGGCTTTTGGAGCATCATCACGCACGTTGGTTTACCAGTTTATTGTGGAGAATATTATACTAACGTTATTAGGGGGGCTTATAGGTGTAGTACTATCGATTATTGCATTGCAGGTGCTAAATGGTGCCAACCTGATCCCGAACCTGGTGTTAACATTAAACTTTACTGTCCTGGGCATTGGCTTGCTGATATGTTTCTGTTTTGGCCTGCTCTCCGGTGTTTACCCGGCCTGGCGCATGTCAAAACTGAACGTAGTAACCGCGCTGAAAGCGCAATGA
- a CDS encoding ABC transporter ATP-binding protein, producing the protein MISLQSIEKVYRTNTVETLALNSISLEIAKGEFLSIMGPSGCGKSTLLNIMGLLDLPSKGAITIADQKTDHLSDKQLAHFRNQKLGFIFQSYHLINDLQVLDNVELPLLYRNVSARERRQLATEALEKVGLSNRVKHFPNQLSGGQKQRVAIARAIVGRPEIILADEPTGNLDSAMGNEIMDILMQLNQKDGTTIVMVTHDENMAHKTHRLVRLFDGSQVQ; encoded by the coding sequence ATGATAAGCTTACAAAGCATCGAAAAAGTATATCGTACCAATACGGTAGAAACACTGGCGTTAAACAGTATCAGCCTTGAGATAGCCAAAGGAGAATTTCTTTCTATTATGGGCCCTTCAGGTTGCGGTAAAAGCACGCTGCTCAATATAATGGGCCTGCTTGATTTGCCATCAAAAGGAGCCATTACGATAGCTGATCAAAAAACAGATCACCTGTCAGACAAACAGCTGGCACATTTTCGCAATCAGAAGCTCGGCTTTATCTTTCAAAGCTACCATTTGATAAACGACTTGCAGGTATTGGACAATGTTGAATTGCCATTGCTTTACCGCAATGTTTCTGCAAGGGAGCGGAGACAGCTTGCTACTGAAGCGCTTGAAAAAGTGGGCCTTTCAAATCGTGTAAAACATTTTCCTAATCAACTATCGGGAGGACAAAAACAGCGTGTAGCTATAGCGAGAGCTATAGTCGGTCGCCCGGAAATTATCCTGGCAGACGAGCCTACCGGTAACCTTGACAGCGCCATGGGTAACGAAATTATGGACATACTGATGCAGCTTAACCAAAAAGATGGAACTACTATAGTAATGGTTACGCATGATGAAAATATGGCGCACAAAACCCATCGCTTGGTTCGCTTATTTGATGGTTCACAGGTTCAGTAG
- a CDS encoding TolC family protein — protein sequence MKILYTILLLTISLNAFCSGEADSTRLTLKEVVAMAKDNSIAAKQAVTTRETKYWQWRTFKSNYQPQLSLNGNLPAYSKTSTPVVQPDGTIIFQPIHYDNSSLTLNFSQSITATGATIYGQTQMQRFDDFDRNSILYNGVPYAIGFSQPLGQFNSLKWDKKIQPLLYNESRQAYIEAQEQISITVTGYFFDLLLAQVNLQTAEANLINTQKILKIANLKFDLGKVSKNEILQLQLEQLNAKKAVGTAKRDMEIATLNLRSYIGHEGDEKIVLQVPETISQMSVTADRVLTEAFANRSDAIAFMRRIAEAKRDVALAHGQTGLTATLTANIGTSNSAKNIVGVYRSPQNQQLVELQFSIPVLDWGRSKAKIKTAEANQKFTEYSVEQDKQTFKQQIVTQVSLFNVMKDQLALTAEADSIASEKYKIARERYVLGDLSITDLSIAFQENDQAKRDYVQSLRDFWSAYYQLRYLSLYDFEKNEKITCK from the coding sequence ATGAAAATTCTATACACAATATTACTTTTAACTATCAGTCTCAACGCATTTTGCAGCGGGGAGGCTGATTCAACAAGGCTTACTTTGAAGGAGGTGGTTGCCATGGCCAAAGATAATTCTATCGCAGCCAAACAGGCCGTTACCACCCGCGAAACCAAATACTGGCAGTGGCGTACCTTTAAATCAAACTATCAGCCGCAGTTATCATTAAATGGCAATTTGCCCGCCTATAGCAAGACTAGCACCCCGGTTGTACAGCCTGATGGTACCATAATATTCCAACCAATTCATTATGATAATTCATCCCTAACATTAAACTTCAGCCAAAGCATAACAGCAACCGGTGCTACTATTTATGGGCAAACCCAAATGCAGCGCTTTGATGATTTTGACAGGAACAGCATTTTGTATAATGGCGTTCCTTATGCAATAGGTTTTAGTCAGCCGCTAGGTCAGTTCAACAGCCTGAAGTGGGATAAAAAGATCCAGCCCTTGTTATACAACGAAAGCAGGCAGGCTTATATTGAAGCGCAGGAGCAGATCTCCATAACTGTAACCGGCTACTTTTTTGATCTGCTGCTTGCCCAGGTAAACCTGCAAACAGCCGAAGCAAACCTCATAAATACCCAAAAGATCCTGAAAATAGCTAACCTGAAGTTCGACCTGGGTAAGGTGTCAAAAAATGAGATCCTGCAGTTACAGCTGGAGCAGTTGAACGCAAAAAAAGCGGTAGGCACAGCCAAACGCGATATGGAAATTGCCACCCTCAACCTTCGCAGCTACATAGGACACGAAGGCGATGAAAAAATTGTGTTACAGGTGCCCGAAACCATCAGCCAGATGAGCGTAACAGCCGACAGGGTTTTGACCGAAGCATTTGCAAACAGGTCAGATGCTATCGCTTTTATGCGGCGTATTGCCGAGGCAAAGCGAGACGTTGCCCTTGCACATGGCCAAACGGGATTAACAGCTACGTTAACGGCCAATATCGGCACGTCAAATTCAGCGAAAAATATTGTGGGGGTTTATCGGTCACCGCAGAATCAGCAACTGGTGGAATTACAGTTCTCCATTCCGGTGCTTGATTGGGGACGGTCGAAAGCTAAAATAAAGACTGCAGAAGCAAATCAAAAGTTTACTGAATACTCGGTTGAGCAGGACAAACAGACTTTTAAGCAGCAGATAGTTACCCAGGTATCGCTGTTTAACGTAATGAAAGATCAACTGGCGCTTACTGCAGAAGCTGATAGTATTGCATCAGAGAAATACAAAATAGCCAGGGAAAGATATGTCTTGGGCGACTTAAGTATAACTGACCTCAGCATTGCTTTCCAGGAAAACGACCAGGCCAAGCGCGATTATGTGCAGTCGCTCCGCGATTTTTGGAGCGCCTATTACCAGTTGCGCTATCTGTCACTTTATGACTTCGAAAAGAACGAAAAAATAACTTGTAAGTAA
- a CDS encoding efflux RND transporter periplasmic adaptor subunit — MAIASNYAIQGTIMDKEITQEVTSQRKRKTVGIVLISLTVLIALIWIVRTTLKSSIKKSEITTAVVETGNIENTLNATGEVLPEFEEILTSPINASIKNVIMDAGKKVNAGQSILTLDKSATQTDFEKLKFQLESKQNEIKKLKLDLNKSFYDIQSNNDIKKLRIDNLADAVENAKRLFKAGGGTREGIEQAELNLKVAQLEKKQLENEVKNKQQTMQIEIKEAEIAADILSSDLVAQQRKLNLANIVATRAGVVTFVNRNIGANVHEGESLARIADLGSFKVQGSISDNSLDQLHTGLPVIVLINEVQLRGHVVNVSPSIQNSIISFDIQLDERNNKQLRPNMKVDVYLVTATHNHIMRVANGPAFKGPDLQDIYVVNNGKAERRTVHIGLTNFDFVEIKDGVKPGDVVINSDMSGYKNSKEISIN, encoded by the coding sequence ATGGCTATTGCAAGTAACTATGCTATACAAGGTACTATAATGGATAAGGAAATTACACAGGAAGTTACATCGCAACGAAAAAGAAAAACGGTTGGTATTGTTTTAATAAGCTTAACGGTGCTTATTGCTTTAATATGGATAGTCAGAACAACATTAAAATCATCCATAAAAAAATCAGAAATAACAACCGCGGTTGTTGAAACCGGCAATATTGAAAATACGCTGAATGCCACCGGCGAGGTGTTGCCGGAGTTTGAAGAGATCCTGACCAGCCCAATAAATGCATCTATAAAAAATGTGATTATGGATGCGGGTAAAAAAGTAAATGCAGGTCAATCAATACTTACACTTGATAAATCAGCTACGCAAACCGATTTCGAGAAACTTAAATTTCAGCTGGAATCAAAACAAAATGAAATAAAAAAATTGAAGCTCGATCTGAACAAGAGCTTTTACGATATCCAGTCGAACAATGACATCAAAAAGCTGCGTATTGATAATCTTGCCGATGCAGTAGAAAATGCCAAACGTTTATTTAAAGCCGGCGGTGGTACCCGCGAAGGTATTGAGCAGGCGGAACTGAATTTAAAGGTTGCGCAACTTGAAAAGAAACAGCTTGAAAACGAAGTGAAAAACAAGCAGCAAACCATGCAGATAGAGATAAAGGAGGCCGAAATAGCAGCCGATATTTTAAGCAGCGATCTCGTGGCGCAGCAACGTAAATTAAACCTTGCAAATATTGTGGCTACCCGGGCTGGTGTGGTAACCTTCGTTAACCGTAATATAGGTGCGAACGTGCACGAAGGAGAATCATTAGCCCGGATTGCCGATCTGGGCAGCTTTAAAGTGCAGGGTAGCATCTCTGATAACTCGCTCGATCAGCTGCATACCGGCTTACCGGTTATTGTGTTGATAAACGAAGTTCAGTTACGCGGTCATGTGGTAAATGTATCCCCATCTATCCAAAACAGCATCATTTCGTTCGATATCCAGTTGGATGAGCGCAACAACAAACAGCTTCGGCCAAATATGAAAGTAGATGTTTACCTGGTGACAGCGACCCATAATCATATTATGCGCGTTGCAAATGGCCCGGCTTTTAAGGGCCCCGACTTGCAGGATATTTATGTAGTAAACAACGGCAAAGCTGAAAGGCGCACTGTTCATATAGGCCTTACCAATTTTGATTTTGTGGAGATTAAGGACGGCGTTAAACCGGGCGATGTAGTGATCAATTCGGATATGAGCGGGTATAAAAATTCAAAGGAGATAAGTATTAATTGA
- a CDS encoding phytoene desaturase family protein: MQLKKRDYDAVVVGSGPNGLAAAILMQQNGLSVLLLEGKPTIGGGLRTAELTLPGYLHDICSAVHPLAAASPFFETLPLAAHGLEYIYPEIAAAHPLDNGTAAILTGSIEETGRLLGADADTYLKLMQPVVKDWPVIAADVLGPLHFPMHPIAMARFGLPALTSASHLVKRFKTPEARGLFAGMAAHAIQPLSNLATSAIALVLMANGHLKGWPIPKGGSNQIANALASYFVSIGGKIETNTYITSLNQLPSAHAFLFDVTPRQLLKIAGHKFSPLYKWQMERYRYGMGVFKVDWALDAPIPFKAAECGKAGTIHIGNTFEEIEEGEQQIWDGKHPEKPYVLLAQPSILDSSRAPQGKHTAWAYCHVPNGSEKDMTATIENQVERFAPGFKDTILGRHTMNTVQMEEYNPNYIGGDINGGVIDLGQLFTRPVLRWSPYKTSAKGIYICSSSTPPGGGVHGMCGYHAAKRALKDVFNRRLVS; this comes from the coding sequence ATGCAACTGAAAAAGCGCGATTACGATGCTGTTGTAGTTGGATCTGGGCCTAATGGTTTGGCGGCTGCTATTTTAATGCAGCAAAACGGATTGTCGGTTTTATTGCTCGAAGGTAAACCAACGATAGGCGGCGGCTTGCGCACTGCAGAACTTACCCTACCCGGTTACCTGCACGATATTTGTTCAGCAGTTCACCCGCTTGCTGCAGCGTCGCCGTTTTTTGAAACGTTGCCATTGGCTGCGCATGGGCTCGAATATATTTATCCTGAGATAGCTGCGGCCCATCCATTAGATAATGGCACTGCTGCCATCCTGACTGGTTCTATTGAAGAGACTGGCCGGTTATTAGGGGCAGATGCTGATACGTACCTTAAATTGATGCAGCCGGTGGTGAAAGACTGGCCTGTCATAGCTGCCGATGTTTTGGGGCCCTTGCACTTTCCCATGCACCCGATAGCCATGGCGAGATTTGGCTTGCCTGCCTTAACATCGGCGAGTCACCTGGTAAAGCGTTTTAAAACACCTGAAGCGAGAGGTTTATTTGCAGGTATGGCGGCACATGCCATTCAGCCACTAAGTAATTTGGCTACCTCTGCGATTGCATTGGTTTTAATGGCCAACGGACATTTAAAGGGATGGCCTATTCCCAAAGGCGGGTCAAATCAAATAGCCAATGCTTTAGCCTCTTACTTTGTATCAATAGGCGGTAAAATAGAGACCAATACCTATATAACTTCATTAAACCAATTGCCATCTGCGCATGCCTTTTTGTTTGATGTTACGCCAAGGCAGTTGCTTAAAATTGCCGGCCACAAATTCTCGCCGTTATACAAATGGCAAATGGAGCGATACCGGTATGGGATGGGCGTTTTTAAGGTTGATTGGGCGCTGGATGCACCTATCCCGTTTAAAGCGGCTGAATGCGGTAAAGCCGGAACCATCCACATTGGAAATACATTTGAAGAAATAGAAGAAGGTGAGCAGCAGATTTGGGATGGAAAACATCCGGAAAAACCATATGTTTTGCTGGCTCAGCCCAGTATATTGGACTCATCCCGCGCTCCTCAGGGCAAACATACTGCATGGGCATATTGCCATGTGCCTAATGGGTCTGAAAAAGATATGACCGCGACAATAGAAAACCAGGTTGAGCGGTTTGCTCCCGGTTTTAAGGATACAATATTAGGCCGCCACACGATGAATACCGTTCAAATGGAAGAATATAATCCCAATTATATTGGCGGCGATATCAACGGCGGAGTAATAGATCTCGGCCAATTATTCACACGGCCTGTGCTGCGATGGTCGCCTTACAAAACATCTGCAAAAGGGATCTATATCTGTTCATCCTCAACCCCGCCCGGGGGAGGTGTACATGGTATGTGTGGTTATCATGCTGCAAAACGGGCTTTAAAGGATGTTTTCAACCGGCGATTGGTAAGCTAA
- a CDS encoding NIPSNAP family protein: MSSSYVARYYYLLIFLTALLCVGTSGSARAADGYYYQLKIYHLKTQAQEDRLDNYLQNAYLPALHRVGVKSIGVFKLVEADTSGKKVYVLIPYKTFEQIKKVDQQLSADQQYLADGKDYIDAAHNEAPFNRLETVLLSAFPKMPAPAVPELTANKTDRVYELRSYESATEKYNVNKVKMFNDGNEVALFKRLGFNAVFYAEVLAGSHMPNLMYMTTFNNKADRDKHWDAFSNDPEWKVLVAKKEFQNNVSKADIFFLHPTAYSDF; encoded by the coding sequence ATGAGTTCATCTTACGTTGCCCGGTATTATTATCTATTGATTTTTTTAACTGCGCTCCTTTGCGTTGGCACAAGCGGATCAGCCAGGGCGGCTGATGGTTATTACTACCAGTTGAAGATCTATCATTTAAAAACCCAGGCACAGGAAGACCGTTTGGACAATTACCTGCAAAATGCTTATTTGCCAGCCCTGCACCGCGTAGGGGTAAAAAGTATCGGTGTGTTTAAACTGGTTGAGGCGGATACTTCAGGCAAAAAGGTTTATGTGTTAATACCCTATAAAACGTTTGAGCAGATAAAAAAAGTCGATCAGCAATTATCTGCAGATCAGCAGTACCTTGCCGATGGCAAAGATTATATTGATGCCGCGCATAACGAAGCCCCTTTTAACCGCCTTGAAACTGTTCTTTTGAGCGCTTTCCCCAAAATGCCGGCACCTGCCGTTCCTGAACTTACGGCAAACAAAACCGACAGGGTTTATGAACTGCGCAGCTATGAAAGTGCGACAGAAAAATATAATGTGAACAAGGTAAAGATGTTTAACGATGGTAACGAAGTTGCGCTTTTTAAGCGGCTTGGATTTAATGCCGTTTTTTACGCTGAAGTATTAGCAGGAAGCCATATGCCAAACCTGATGTACATGACTACCTTTAACAACAAGGCCGACAGGGATAAACATTGGGATGCCTTTTCAAATGACCCTGAATGGAAGGTGCTTGTAGCGAAAAAGGAATTTCAAAATAATGTTTCAAAGGCTGATATCTTCTTTTTGCACCCAACGGCTTATTCTGATTTTTAA
- a CDS encoding glutaminase family protein — protein sequence MKKKLTTALLLLASACNLVNGQVKKAPAYPLITHNTYFSIWSMTDSLNAHPTRHWTGKDQSLIGMIKVDNTTYRFLGKDMPAFTTVLPASDEMTYKCQYTETEPAKDWQEVKFDDAKWKTGTAPFSDDKKQAKTLWAGKDIWVRRTFTLNDLNIDRLFLKLYHDDNIEVYLNGEKIFNTVGWTSDFKMIPLKDKFKEKLLKGKNVLAIHCANTAGGAWLDVGLANEPKAKSTGVLLAKQKDVTVNATQTIYDFECVGVDLKVTFTSPLLMNDLNIFARPVSYVSYKVKSNDGKNHKVKVYFGASTGIAVNTPAQEVTTQKYLTQSLSILKAGTVAQPVLQKKGDDLRIDWGYMYVAAPAAENAVQYVTPQSDAVNSFTGQVINTSSKVTKGRGLVLNTVLDFGNIGGTAKDKFVELGYDDLYSVQYFKQNLKPWWKTAGATIEKELTTAATDYAAVMQKCDAFNRSMYNAALKAGGKNYADLCVLGYRQSIAAHQLLKSPQGTTLFLSKENFSNGSINTVDVTYPSAPLYLIYNPVLLEGMLNGIFFYCDSKAWGRDFAAHDLGTYPLANGQTYGENMPVEESGNMIILTAAIVKAEGNASYAKKHWKTLSTWANYLSENGFDPGNQLCTDDFAGHLARNANLSVKAIVALGAYADMADKLGQKAVAQKYKAIAVDMANRWQKLADAGDHYSLVFEKKDTWSQKYNLIWDKVLGLHLFPAQVYKKEINYYLTKQNEFGLPLDSRKTYTKSDWIIWTASLADNPKDFKALVDPVYKFATETTSRVPLSDWHETKDGKMVGFQARSVVGGYFMKLLETQWVK from the coding sequence ATGAAAAAAAAACTTACAACAGCTTTATTGCTGCTGGCTTCCGCCTGTAATTTAGTTAACGGCCAGGTGAAAAAAGCGCCGGCGTATCCGCTGATTACGCACAATACTTATTTCAGCATTTGGTCTATGACGGATAGCTTAAATGCGCACCCTACGAGGCACTGGACCGGCAAAGACCAATCGTTAATAGGAATGATTAAAGTGGATAACACCACCTATCGTTTTTTAGGGAAAGATATGCCGGCCTTTACTACGGTTTTGCCAGCATCAGATGAGATGACTTATAAGTGCCAATACACAGAGACCGAACCTGCGAAGGATTGGCAGGAAGTGAAATTTGATGATGCCAAATGGAAAACAGGAACAGCTCCTTTTTCTGACGATAAGAAACAAGCGAAGACGTTGTGGGCGGGTAAAGATATTTGGGTGAGGAGAACATTCACGCTAAATGATTTGAATATAGACAGGTTATTTTTAAAACTGTACCATGACGACAATATTGAAGTTTACCTGAACGGTGAAAAGATCTTCAACACCGTGGGGTGGACCAGTGATTTTAAGATGATCCCGCTTAAAGACAAGTTTAAAGAGAAACTGCTAAAAGGTAAGAATGTATTGGCTATTCATTGCGCCAACACCGCCGGTGGCGCCTGGCTTGATGTGGGGCTTGCTAATGAACCAAAAGCGAAGTCAACAGGAGTATTGCTTGCTAAACAAAAAGATGTTACGGTAAATGCTACGCAAACCATCTATGATTTTGAATGTGTTGGTGTGGATTTGAAAGTAACATTTACCTCGCCGTTGCTGATGAATGATTTGAATATTTTCGCGAGGCCGGTTTCATACGTTAGCTATAAAGTAAAGTCAAATGACGGGAAAAATCACAAGGTAAAAGTATATTTCGGTGCATCAACCGGTATAGCCGTGAACACACCGGCGCAGGAGGTAACTACGCAGAAATACCTTACCCAATCGTTATCAATCCTTAAAGCAGGTACTGTTGCACAGCCGGTTTTGCAGAAAAAAGGTGATGACTTGCGGATTGATTGGGGGTACATGTACGTAGCTGCTCCGGCTGCAGAAAATGCGGTACAGTATGTAACGCCGCAAAGCGATGCTGTAAATTCGTTCACCGGGCAGGTTATAAATACAAGCAGCAAAGTCACCAAAGGGCGCGGGCTGGTATTAAATACAGTGCTTGATTTTGGTAATATTGGCGGCACAGCAAAAGATAAATTTGTTGAGCTGGGATATGATGACCTGTACTCTGTTCAATACTTTAAGCAAAATTTAAAACCATGGTGGAAAACTGCAGGCGCAACCATAGAGAAGGAATTAACCACGGCTGCTACTGACTACGCTGCTGTAATGCAAAAATGCGACGCCTTTAATAGAAGCATGTACAATGCAGCACTTAAAGCCGGCGGAAAAAACTATGCAGACTTATGTGTATTGGGTTATCGCCAAAGCATTGCGGCTCACCAATTGTTAAAAAGCCCGCAGGGAACCACGCTGTTCTTATCAAAAGAAAACTTCAGTAACGGCTCAATTAACACCGTTGATGTTACTTATCCATCGGCCCCGCTGTATCTTATTTATAACCCGGTATTATTGGAAGGGATGTTGAACGGGATTTTCTTTTATTGCGACAGCAAAGCCTGGGGTCGTGATTTTGCGGCGCATGACCTGGGTACGTACCCGCTGGCGAACGGGCAAACCTATGGCGAAAATATGCCTGTTGAAGAATCAGGTAATATGATAATCCTTACCGCGGCTATTGTAAAAGCAGAAGGAAACGCCTCCTATGCAAAAAAACACTGGAAAACACTGAGTACCTGGGCTAACTACTTGAGCGAAAATGGCTTTGATCCGGGGAACCAGCTGTGTACCGATGATTTTGCGGGCCATCTTGCACGGAATGCTAATTTATCAGTTAAAGCAATTGTAGCCTTAGGTGCTTATGCAGACATGGCTGATAAACTAGGCCAAAAGGCGGTAGCACAAAAATATAAAGCTATTGCTGTGGATATGGCTAACAGGTGGCAAAAACTTGCCGATGCCGGCGACCATTATTCGCTGGTATTTGAAAAGAAAGATACCTGGAGCCAAAAGTATAACCTGATATGGGACAAAGTATTGGGCTTACACTTATTCCCCGCGCAGGTATATAAAAAGGAGATCAATTACTACTTAACCAAACAAAACGAGTTTGGTTTGCCATTGGATAGCCGCAAGACCTACACTAAATCTGACTGGATTATTTGGACGGCTTCCTTAGCTGATAATCCTAAAGATTTTAAAGCGTTGGTTGACCCCGTTTATAAATTTGCAACTGAAACCACATCCCGTGTGCCGCTTAGTGATTGGCATGAAACTAAAGATGGTAAGATGGTGGGTTTCCAGGCCCGCAGTGTAGTTGGCGGTTATTTTATGAAGTTATTGGAAACCCAATGGGTTAAATAA
- a CDS encoding 3-keto-disaccharide hydrolase — protein MKYSILFTAALTGSFFMAHAQQAKPEDTEIWEPIPKVVTPGSAFRDAPSDAIKLFDGKNLDQWVQVDDQSPAKWDVKNDILTVNKHYGNIETKQKFTNYQLHIEWKVPASITGSGQARGNSGIFLASIGKGDDGYELQVLDSYNNKTYVNGMAGSIYKQAIPLANPGRMPGQWQTYDVIWTAPTFNEDGTVKTTAHVTVFFNGVLVENNFELKGPTKYIGKPEYIKHGPSPIKLQAHGDKSEPLSYRNIWVREL, from the coding sequence ATGAAATACTCAATTTTATTCACTGCAGCATTAACGGGTAGCTTTTTTATGGCGCACGCCCAACAGGCTAAGCCTGAAGATACCGAAATATGGGAGCCAATTCCGAAGGTGGTAACACCTGGCAGCGCCTTCAGGGATGCGCCTTCTGATGCTATAAAATTGTTCGACGGTAAAAACCTGGATCAATGGGTACAGGTTGACGACCAGTCGCCGGCTAAATGGGATGTTAAAAATGACATCCTGACTGTAAACAAACATTACGGAAACATCGAAACCAAACAAAAATTTACCAATTACCAGTTACACATTGAGTGGAAAGTCCCTGCAAGTATTACAGGCTCGGGACAGGCCCGGGGTAACAGCGGGATTTTCCTGGCTTCAATAGGAAAAGGCGACGACGGTTACGAATTGCAGGTTTTGGATTCATACAACAACAAAACCTATGTTAACGGTATGGCAGGCAGTATTTACAAGCAAGCTATTCCTTTGGCTAACCCCGGAAGAATGCCCGGACAATGGCAGACTTATGATGTGATTTGGACGGCACCAACTTTTAACGAAGACGGTACTGTAAAAACAACCGCACACGTTACTGTATTCTTTAACGGCGTGTTGGTTGAAAACAACTTCGAATTAAAAGGCCCAACTAAATATATTGGCAAACCCGAATATATTAAACATGGCCCTTCTCCAATAAAACTACAAGCCCACGGCGACAAAAGCGAACCTCTTAGCTATCGCAATATTTGGGTTAGAGAGTTATAA